In Candidatus Rokuibacteriota bacterium, the genomic window CGGGTGTGGATTTCGAGAATCTCCCGCCGACCCCGCTTATCCGGGATGCCGATGGTGATCTCCCGGTCAAAGCGACCGGGCCTCCGAAGGGCCGGATCGAGGAGATTGGGAAGATTGGTCGCGCCGATCACAATGACCTGGCCGCGGGAGCGGAGGCCGTCCATGAGGGCCAGGAGCTGGGCCACTACTCGCTTCTCTACCTCGCCCACCACCGTCTCGCGCTTGGGGGCGATGGCATCGATCTCGTCCAGGAAGACGATGCTGGGGGCCTGGCGCTCGGCCTCCTCGAAGAGCTTCCTGAGCTTGGCCTCCGACTCTCCGTAGAATTTGTGGATCACCTCTGGCCCGCTCACGGCGAAGAAGCGGGCGTCAGTCTCATTGGCCACGGCCCTCGCAATGAGCGTCTTGCCGCAGCCCGGCGGGCCGTGGAGGAGGACCCCCTTGGGGGCGCCAATCCCCAGCCGCTCGAAGACCTCGGGATACTTCAAGGGGAGCTCGATCATCTCCCGGACCCGCTGGATCTCCCGGTGGAGCCCGCCGATGTCTTCATAAGAGACCTTGGAAGGCTCCACCGGGCCCTCGGCCTGGCGGACGCGGAGCAGGGTAGTGGGCTGAACGATGACTGCCCCGCCCGGTGCGGTCTCCAGGACGGTGAACTCCTGGGCCATGGTGCCGAAGAGGGTGGCTCGGATCCGGTCGCCGGTGAGAACCGGCAACCCCTCGATGAGCCGGGCGAGGTAGCGGGTGTCCCGCTCCCGCTGGGCCGGGCGCATCAGGGAAAGGGGGGAAAGGGTAAGCCTCACCGCCGGCCTGGCCTGCATCTTCGTCACCGTCACCCTCTCGTCCAGTCCCACCTGGGCGTTGGTTCGCGTGAGGCCGTCCACCTGAACGATCCCCTTCCCCCTGGCCTCCTGATAGGCAGGCATCACTTTGACCACGGTCTGGCGCTTTCCCTGGATCTGGACGATATCGCCCACATCGGCGCCGAGGGCCTTTATGTCCTCGGGGTCAAGGCGGGCGAGGCCGCGGCCTACGTCCTTGGGGAGGGCCTCTGCCACCCGGAGGGTCAGGGGTTTGGAAGGCCGCTCCTCCATCACTCAAGGCCTCGTTCCGTCACGACCACGGGATCCGCGCTGAACCACTGGACAGGGAGGGGAACCCCCCTGAGCCGCTGAAGTCCCTTCACCTGGTGGGGGTGCTCCAGCAGTTTGAAGATTGTGAGCTGGGGGAAGGCGCGCTCACACTTCTGGAGCAAGCCCCGCTGCTCCTGCCACCGCTCGTGGCAGAAGGGGCACGCCCCGCGCTCCGAGGAAACCATCCGGTTCACGACCAGGCACCGGACGGGGATCTTCATGCGGCCCAGCTCCTCGACCAGCCTCTGGGTCTCGGCAATGGCCATCGTCTCCGGGATGGTGACGACCACGAACTCGCACCGGCCTGGATCGCGGAGGAGCCCCTGGATCTTCCTTACCGTCCGCTTCATAGTGAAGAGGAAGTCGTCCGCGGGCTCGTGGATTTCCCGCCGCGCCAAGCGGGAAACCACATAGCGGTACTTGTAGCGCATCCGGGCCAGGACCCTGATCCACTCATCCAGCAGTTCGGGGAGAGCCAGGAGGCGCAGGGCGTGGCCCGTGGGGGCCGTGTCCAGGATGTGGAAGTCGTACTCCCCCCGATCCATCAGCTCCACCAGCTCCATGAGGGCCATCACCTCGTCAAGCCCCGGGATAGAGAGGGAAAAGAGGTCGTCGAGGTCCCCTTCGTCCAGGTAGGTTCCGGTTTCCAAGATCCGCTTGATCTCCTCCCCGTGCTCCTCCTTGAACTTCAGGAAGAGCCGCTCGGCCGAGATCTCCAGCGCAGAGAGGTTCTCCACCCCCTCCATCTTCTGGACCTCAGGGCCAATCTCGTGCTCGAGAGAGTCGGAAAGCGAGTGGGCGGGATCGGCCGACACCAGGAGCGTCCGGCATCCGGCGTCGGCGAGCTGGACTGCGGCGGCCGAGGCGCAGGTGGTCTTGCCGACTCCTCCCTTGCCCCCGAAGAGGATCAGCTTCACGTGCCGTTCCCGGCCTTGGCGACGGTGACCTCCAGGATGCCGTTCCGGTAGGAGGTCCGGAGCGAATCCCGCCTTCCCTTAGCAG contains:
- a CDS encoding CDC48 family AAA ATPase; its protein translation is MEERPSKPLTLRVAEALPKDVGRGLARLDPEDIKALGADVGDIVQIQGKRQTVVKVMPAYQEARGKGIVQVDGLTRTNAQVGLDERVTVTKMQARPAVRLTLSPLSLMRPAQRERDTRYLARLIEGLPVLTGDRIRATLFGTMAQEFTVLETAPGGAVIVQPTTLLRVRQAEGPVEPSKVSYEDIGGLHREIQRVREMIELPLKYPEVFERLGIGAPKGVLLHGPPGCGKTLIARAVANETDARFFAVSGPEVIHKFYGESEAKLRKLFEEAERQAPSIVFLDEIDAIAPKRETVVGEVEKRVVAQLLALMDGLRSRGQVIVIGATNLPNLLDPALRRPGRFDREITIGIPDKRGRREILEIHTRGMPMAEDVDLEELSEITHGFVGADLEALCREAAMAALRALLPQIEFEVGAIPYEALMEIRIHRAHFFEALKEVEPSALREISVEVPDVRWEDVGGLDAVKQELVEAIEWPLRYAPLFQHARARPPRGILLHGLPGTGKTMLARAVATESRANFIAIKGPQLMSKWVGESERAIREVFKKAKQAAPCLIFLDELDALAPRRGLDPSGVSERVLSQLLTELDGIEELRGVIVVAATNRLDIVDPALLRPGRFDSLIEIPMPDEGERLEILRVHTKGKPLAKDVDLAVLAREGQGLAGAEIEAICRKAAMLAIREYVEVHPWGSDPDFQGYVVRMAHLVEAMKSIGKGGGR
- a CDS encoding ArsA family ATPase, whose protein sequence is MKLILFGGKGGVGKTTCASAAAVQLADAGCRTLLVSADPAHSLSDSLEHEIGPEVQKMEGVENLSALEISAERLFLKFKEEHGEEIKRILETGTYLDEGDLDDLFSLSIPGLDEVMALMELVELMDRGEYDFHILDTAPTGHALRLLALPELLDEWIRVLARMRYKYRYVVSRLARREIHEPADDFLFTMKRTVRKIQGLLRDPGRCEFVVVTIPETMAIAETQRLVEELGRMKIPVRCLVVNRMVSSERGACPFCHERWQEQRGLLQKCERAFPQLTIFKLLEHPHQVKGLQRLRGVPLPVQWFSADPVVVTERGLE